In the genome of Mugil cephalus isolate CIBA_MC_2020 chromosome 21, CIBA_Mcephalus_1.1, whole genome shotgun sequence, one region contains:
- the LOC124999453 gene encoding vesicular inhibitory amino acid transporter-like, with product MSSLRGARGSAQPCGAAAGSVWGWAVSRLHLDWTTRFFQEEEEMLILTHSDELNRTYSEDTRPTPGPITREDDEARRNRTSSGQDHPTTRENRGKGFTSTVRPAFKETRVISSGAENVTVTSAVSPPDSSSLKNTRRCDKERRFSQMLTDQVGSKGEDAEENKRSRGVSRFLCAGGLKWSSPEDGEEKKEGEETAEGTSQLCDCRENEKESIGLAAPVQSPDSGTPGVNPPPTITAWEAGWNVTNAIQGIFVLGLPFALVRSGYAGLVLLVLSAWVCNHTGRTLVDCLYEEDQSEGSGSVSGPRTKVRVRHSYQDIIEACCKGLWPNWSGVGGWMVNVAQVIELLMTCTLYLLVSTSLLSDSLSAVAVPRSACSLVSLVFLLPCLLLTDLRPVSTLSLLCSLAHILISLLVMVYCLSRATSWSWSSLSPSLDPEDFLVSVGVIIFSYTSQIFLPPLEGSMEDRGQFNAMLGWTHGAACIMKTMFSLLAVLTWGTETREVITDNLPSDLRPLVNLCLLAKALLSYPLPFYSAAEILQTCVLRDAAVSSRAKRGGRGVSRPALVVRGALLVTSFLLALLVPRFSLLMGLTGSVTGAAVSLILPCLFHLRLRWGRLAVKERLIDVGILILGLICSVSGVICSVKRLVEGL from the exons ATGAGCTCTCTGCGCGGGGCTCGAGGCTCCGCTCAGCCCTGCGGCGCCGCCGCTGGGTCCGTGTGGGGCTGGGCCGTGTCTCGGCTACACCTGGACTGGACGACGAG GTTTTtccaagaagaggaagaaatgctGATTCTGACCCACAGCGATGAGCTGAACCGAACCTACAGCGAGGACACCAGGCCAACTCCTGGGCCAATCACCAGAGAAGACGACGAGGCCAGGAGAAACAGGACATCATCTGGTCAAGATCATCCCACCACGAGGGAGAACAGAGGAAAGGGATTCACTAGCACCGTACGTCCGGCTTTTAAAGAAACCAGAGTAATCTCCTCCGGAGCCGAGAACGTCACCGTGACTTCGGCCGTCTCTCCTCCAGACTCCTCCTCGCTCAAAAACACGAGAAGATGTGACAAAGAAAGAAGATTTTCCCAGATGCTGACCGACCAGGTGGGAAGCAAGGGAGAGGACGCGGAGGAGAACAAGAGGTCTCGCGGAGTGTCCAGGTTTCTTTGTGCGGGTGGGCTCAAGTGGAGCTCTCctgaggatggagaggagaaaaaagaggggGAAGAAACGGCGGAGGGGACTTCCCAGCTTTGTGACTGCCGTGAAAATGAGAAGGAAAGCATCGGTTTGGCTGCTCCAGTGCAGAGCCCGGACAGCGGCACCCCAGGTGTGAATCCCCCTCCAACCATCACGGCCTGGGAGGCAGGCTGGAACGTCACAAATGCTATACAG GGTATCTTCGTGCTGGGACTGCCCTTCGCTCTGGTCCGCTCGGGCTACGCGGGTCTCGTACTGCTGGTTCTCTCGGCCTGGGTGTGCAACCACACGGGGAGGACCCTGGTGGATTGTTTGTACGAGGAGGACCAAAG TGAAGGCTCTGGCTCGGTGTCAGGTCCGAGGACAAAGGTCAGAGTTCGACACAGCTACCAGGACATCATCGAGGCCTGCTGCAAAGGGCTGTGGCCCAACTGGTCGGGGGTTGGAGGATGGATGGTTAATGTAGCTCAG GTGATTGAGCTGCTGATGACCTGCACGCTGTACCTGCTCGTCTCCACCAGCCTGCTGTCTGACAGTCTGTCGGCCGTGGCCGTTCCCAGGTCGGCGTGTTCGCTGGTGTCCCTGGTTTTCCTCCTGCCCTGCCTCCTGCTGACTGATCTCAGACCAGTCTCCACTCTCagcctgctctgctctctggctcACATACTGATCAG CCTATTGGTGATGGTTTACTGTTTGAGTCGTGCCACCAGTTGGTCTTGGTCCTCCCTGTCTCCGTCCTTGGACCCAGAGGACTTCCTCGTCTCAGTGGGCGTCATCATCTTCTCCTACACCTCGCAGATCTTCCTGCCTCCTCTTGAGGGCAGTATGGAGGACAGGGGGCAGTTTAATGCCATGCTGGGCTGGACTCACGGAGCTGCCTGCATCATGAAAACCATGTTTTCCTTACTG GCGGTGTTGACCTGGgggacagagaccagagaggtCATCACTGACAACCTTCCCTCTGACCTTCGACCTCTGGTCAACCTGTGTCTGCTGGCCAAAGCCCTGCTCTCCTACCCTCTGCCATTCTACTCTGCTGCTGAAATATTACAAACCTGCGTGCTCAGAG ATGCCGCCGTCTCATCTCGCGCCAAACGCGGAGGCCGAGGCGTGTCTCGTCCGGCCCTGGTGGTCCGCGGCGCCCTGTTGGTGACGTCCTTCCTGCTGGCCCTGCTGGTGCCCAGGTTCTCCCTGTTGATGGGCCTGACGGGCAGCGTGACCGGGGCGGCGGTGTCCCTCATACTGCCGTGTCTGTTTCACCTCAGACTGCGGTGGGGGCGTCTCGCTGTGAAGGAGCGGCTGATAGACGTGGGTATACTGATTCTGGGGCTCATCTGTAGTGTGTCTGGGGTGATTTGTTCTGTGAAAAGACTGGTGGAGGGGCTGTAG